A single region of the Lactobacillus xylocopicola genome encodes:
- a CDS encoding SDR family NAD(P)-dependent oxidoreductase gives MQRAIIFGASGGIGRAISEVLAGAGWSLYIHCSTNWSAASDLSAGLSHRFPQQDFIPVKFSFLAEDSAVVAFVNHLLPVNALVFAQGITDYQLVNGQELTKVDQLMQVNLITPIKLTNLLEPVLTKNEFSRIVYLGSVYGGDGSAMEAVYSSSKAGLERFAQSYAREVASANLTVNVLAPGAVDTAMNAQFDSEAIAALKAELPIGRLATTSDIAFWVKTLLDRQSGYLTGQTIYVSGGWLK, from the coding sequence ATGCAGCGAGCAATCATATTTGGTGCTAGCGGTGGGATAGGTCGTGCAATCAGTGAAGTTTTAGCAGGGGCTGGTTGGTCTCTTTATATTCATTGTAGTACTAACTGGTCTGCGGCCAGTGACCTGAGTGCAGGGCTAAGCCATCGATTTCCGCAACAGGATTTTATTCCGGTTAAGTTTAGTTTTTTGGCTGAAGATAGTGCTGTAGTGGCATTTGTTAATCATCTTTTGCCAGTTAACGCGCTTGTTTTTGCCCAAGGAATAACCGATTATCAGCTGGTCAATGGCCAGGAACTGACCAAGGTTGACCAGCTGATGCAAGTTAATCTAATAACGCCGATTAAGCTGACTAACTTGCTTGAGCCGGTACTAACCAAAAATGAATTTAGTCGGATTGTTTACTTAGGGTCGGTTTATGGTGGTGATGGTAGTGCCATGGAGGCGGTGTATAGCTCCTCTAAAGCGGGGCTTGAACGGTTCGCACAGAGTTATGCGCGTGAAGTGGCTTCAGCCAATCTCACCGTAAATGTGCTCGCGCCTGGTGCAGTTGACACCGCGATGAATGCCCAGTTTGATTCTGAAGCCATAGCAGCACTAAAGGCTGAGTTACCGATTGGCCGTTTAGCCACAACCAGCGACATCGCTTTTTGGGTTAAGACACTGCTTGACCGTCAATCTGGTTATTTAACTGGCCAGACAATCTATGTGAGCGGTGGTTGGCTTAAATGA
- a CDS encoding helix-turn-helix domain-containing protein: MADIGEKLQHAREAKGFSIEDVEKATKIQSRYLIAIEQNDFAKLPGDFYVRAFIRQYAQIVGLDGKQLLSEYHKEIPKAEPEEYVEESLDNKSEEVRKTTSKKKKLWQDYLPRIIIGLGVVVVLLVCYVVYAHFSANNNQDNSANDVAVSSESSQKRKKSRPKVVNPVKIRQLADNQYQVTGLKKNGNRDLVVRAGDQATTVTITMNGVSQGAQPLAAGQKHTLKLPANVQSVVVTLSNASGTAISIGKKKVPYNGQNTGLSLTFLIGKRNSNQNQANSTNSNQHQQSDSTVNNSNSNQTNTNQGQQSQQNQGQHQSTGNNTTNNNQHSGQSTQNNQQTGHGNNQTNGSDQNKQSGSDSANNDGDKK, encoded by the coding sequence ATGGCAGATATCGGAGAAAAATTACAGCACGCCAGAGAAGCAAAAGGATTTTCAATTGAGGATGTTGAAAAAGCGACTAAGATTCAAAGTAGATATCTGATAGCGATTGAGCAGAATGATTTTGCTAAACTTCCTGGCGACTTTTATGTCCGGGCTTTTATTAGGCAATATGCGCAAATTGTTGGCCTTGATGGTAAGCAATTATTGAGTGAATATCATAAAGAGATTCCTAAGGCTGAACCAGAAGAATATGTTGAGGAATCACTCGATAATAAGAGTGAAGAAGTCCGAAAGACGACCAGTAAGAAGAAAAAGCTGTGGCAGGACTATTTGCCCCGAATTATTATTGGCCTCGGTGTAGTTGTGGTTCTGCTGGTTTGCTACGTTGTTTACGCGCACTTCTCAGCTAACAACAACCAAGACAATTCGGCTAACGATGTGGCTGTTTCTTCGGAAAGTTCACAAAAACGCAAAAAGTCTCGGCCTAAAGTGGTTAATCCGGTCAAAATACGACAGTTGGCTGATAATCAGTACCAGGTTACTGGTCTAAAGAAAAACGGCAACCGTGACTTAGTCGTTCGTGCTGGTGATCAAGCTACGACTGTGACTATTACCATGAATGGGGTTAGCCAAGGGGCTCAGCCGCTAGCTGCAGGGCAAAAGCACACCTTGAAGCTGCCGGCCAATGTCCAGTCGGTAGTGGTGACGTTAAGCAATGCATCTGGTACCGCCATTTCAATTGGTAAGAAGAAGGTTCCCTACAATGGGCAAAACACCGGCCTTTCTTTAACTTTCTTGATTGGTAAACGTAACTCTAACCAGAATCAAGCTAACTCAACTAATTCGAACCAGCATCAGCAATCTGACTCAACTGTTAATAACTCAAATTCAAACCAAACTAATACTAACCAAGGCCAGCAGAGCCAACAAAACCAGGGACAACATCAGTCAACTGGCAATAATACTACAAATAATAACCAACATAGTGGCCAGTCTACCCAGAATAACCAGCAGACTGGACATGGGAACAATCAGACCAATGGTAGCGATCAGAACAAGCAAAGTGGGAGTGATTCAGCTAACAATGATGGTGATAAGAAATAG